A portion of the Oncorhynchus clarkii lewisi isolate Uvic-CL-2024 chromosome 27, UVic_Ocla_1.0, whole genome shotgun sequence genome contains these proteins:
- the LOC139386025 gene encoding clathrin heavy chain 1-like isoform X4 yields the protein MAQILPIRFQEHLQLQNLGINPANIGFSTLTMESDKFICIREKVGEQAQVVIIDMADPNTPIRRPISADSAIMNPASKVIALKAAKTLQIFNIEMKSKMKAHTMTDDVTFWKWISLNTVALVTDNAVYHWSMEGDSQPVKVFDRHSSLAGCQIINYRTDAKQKWLLLIGISAQQNRVVGAMQLYSVDRKVSQPIEGHAAGFAQFKMEGNTEESTLFCFAVRGQAGGKLHIIEVGTPPTGNQPFPKKAVDVFFPPEAQNDFPVAMQISSKQDVVFLITKYGYIHLYDLETGTCIYMNRISGETIFVTAPHEPTAGIIGVNRKGQVLSVCVEEENIIPYITNVLQNPDLALRMAVRNNLAGAEELFARKFNTLFAAGNYSEAAKVAANAPKGILRTPDTIRKFQSVPAQPGQTSPLLQYFGILLDQGQLNKFESLELCRPVLQQGRKQLLEKWLKEDKLECSEELGDLVKSVDPTLALSVYLRANVPNKVIQCFAETGQFQKIVLYAKKVGYTPDWMFLLRNVMRISPEQGLQFSQMLVQDEEPLADITQIVDVFMEYNLIQQCTSFLLDALKNNRPAEGPLQTRLLEMNLVHAPQVADAILGNQMFTHYDRAHVAQLCEKAGLLQRALEHYTDLYDIKRAVVHTHLLNPEWLVNFFGSLSVEDSLECLRAMLSANIRQNLQICVQVASKYHEQLSTNSLTELFESFKSFEGLFYFLGSIVNFSQDPEVHFKYIQAACKTGQIKEVERICRESNCYDPERVKNFLKEAKLTDQLPLIIVCDRFDFVHDLVLYLYRNTLQKYIEIYVQKVNPSRLPVVIGGLLDVDCAEDVIKNLILVVKGQFSTDELVAEVEKRNRLKLLLPWLEARIHEGCEEPATHNALAKIYIDSNNNPERFLRENTFYDSRVVGKYCEKRDPHLACVAYERGQCDQELINVCNENSLFKSLSRYLVRRKDPELWASVLLESNPFRRPLIDQVVQTALSETQDPEEVSVTVKAFMTADLPNELIELLEKIVLDNSVFSEHRNLQNLLILTAIKADRTRVMEYINRLDNYDAPDIANIAISNELFEEAFAIFRKFDVNTSAVQVLIEHIGNLDRAYEFAERCNEPPVWSQLAKAQLQKGLVKEAIDSYIKADDPSAYMEVGQAAAQSGNWEDLVKFLQMARKKSRESYVETELIFALAKTNRLAELEEFINGPNNAHIQQVGDRCYDERMYDAAKLLYNNVSNFGRLASTLVHLGEYQAAVDGARKANSTRTWKEVCFACVDGNEFRLAQMCGLHIVVHADELEELINYYQDRAYFEELITMLEAALGLERAHMGMFTELAILYSKFKPQKMREHLELFWSRVNIPKVLRAAEQAHLWAELVFLYDKYEEFDNAILTMMSHPSDAWKEGQFKDIVTKVANVELYYKAIQFYLEFKPLLLNDLLIVLSPRLDHTRAVNFFMKTKQLSLVKPYLRSVQNHNNKGVNEALNNLFITEEDYAALRASIDAYDNFDNITLAQGLEKHELIEFRRIAAYLFKGNNRWKQSVELCKKDKLYKDAMQYASESKDLELAEELLAWFLEEDKKECFAACLFTCYDLLRPDVVLETAWRHNIMDFSMPYFIQVMREYLSKEWSHRPASEITQRSTSLTPPSP from the exons CTGCAAAAACCCTCCAGATCTTCAACATTGAGATGAAGAGCAAGATGAAGGCTCACACCATGACTGATGACGTCACTTTCTGGAAGTGGATCTCCCTCAACACTGTAGCACTGGTCACAGACAACGCCGTCTACCATTGGAGCATGGAGGGAGACTCCCAGCCAGTCAAAGTCTTTGACAGACACTCCAGTCTAGCAGGCTGTCAAATCATCAACTACCGCACTGACGCCAAACAGAAATGGCTGCTTCTCATTGGGATTTCAGCACAG CAAAACCGTGTGGTGGGAGCCATGCAGCTGTACTCTGTGGACAGGAAGGTGTCCCAGCCCATTGAGGGCCACGCCGCCGGCTTCGCCCAGTTCAAAATGGAGGGTAATACAGAGGAATCGACACTGTTCTGCTTCGCTGTCCGAGGGCAAGCTGGAGGAAAG TTACACATAATTGAAGTGGGAACCCCACCAACAGGCAATCAGCCGTTTCCAAAGAAGGCAGTGGACGTGTTCTTCCCTCCTGAGGCCCAGAATGACTTCCCTGTAGCCATGCAG ATCAGCTCTAAGCAAGATGTTGTCTTTCTTATCACCAAATATGGCTACATCCACCTGTATGACCTGGAGACTGGCACCTGTATCTACATGAACCGGATCAGCGGGGAGACCATCTTTGTTACAGCCCCACATGAACCAACCGCTGGCATCATTGGAGTCAACAGGAAAGGACAG gtgttgtcagtgtgtgtggaggaggagaaCATCATCCCCTACATCACTAACGTGCTCCAGAACCCAGACCTAGCCCTGCGCATGGCCGTGCGCAACAACCTGGCTGGGGCCGAGGAGCTGTTCGCCAGAAAGTTCAACACCCTGTTCGCTGCAGGGAACTACTCTGAGGCTGCCAAGGTGGCCGCAAACGCTCCCAAG ggtATCCTTCGTACCCCGGACACCATCCGTAAGTTCCAGAGTGTGCCGGCCCAGCCAGGCCAGACCTCTCCACTCCTGCAGTACTTTGGCATCCTGCTGGACCAGGGCCAGCTCAACAAGTTTGAGTCTCTGGAACTGTGCAGGCCCGTCCTACAGCAGGGACGCAAGCAGCTGCTGGAGAAATGGCTCAAAGAGGACAAG CTGGAGTGTTCAGAGGAGCTGGGGGACCTGGTGAAATCAGTGGACCCCACTCTGGCTCTCAGCGTCTACCTCAGGGCCAACGTGCCCAACAAGGTCATTCAGTGCTTCGCTGAGACCGGACAGTTCCAGAAAATTGTCCTCTACGCCAAAAAG GTGGGCTACACTCCAGACTGGATGTTCCTGCTCAGGAATGTGATGAGGATCAGTCCAGAACAAGGCCTGCAGTTCTCCCAGATGCTGGTGCAGGATGAGGAGCCCCTGGCCGACATCACACAG ATCGTTGACGTGTTTATGGAGTATAACCTGATCCAGCAGTGTACCTCCTTCCTCCTGGATGCCCTGAAGAACAACAGGCCTGCTGAGGGGCCTCTGCAGACACGCCTGCTGGAGATGAACCTGGTCCACGccccacag GTGGCTGATGCCATCCTGGGCAACCAGATGTTCACCCACTACGACCGTGCCCACGTTGCCCAGCTGTGTGAGAAGGCTGGCCTGCTGCAGAGGGCTCTGGAGCATTACACCGACCTGTACGATATCAAACGGGCTGTGGTGCACACACACCTGCTCAACCCTGAG TGGCTGGTGAACTTCTTTGGCTCCCTGTCAGTGGAGGACTCTCTGGAGTGTCTTCGGGCCATGCTGTCGGCCAACATCCGTCAGAACCTGCAGATCTGTGTCCAGGTGGCCTCTAAGTACCACGAGCAGCTCTCCACCAACTCCCTCACTGAGCTCTTTGAGTCCTTCAAGAGCTTCGAAG GTCTGTTCTACTTCCTGGGTTCCATCGTTAATTTCAGCCAGGACCCAGAGGTCCACTTCAAGTACATCCAGGCAGCCTGTAAGACGGGACAGATCAAAGAggtggagaggatctgcagagagagcAACTGCTACGACCCCGAACGAGTCAAGAACTTCCTCAAG GAAGCTAAGCTGACTGATCAGCTCCCCCTGATCATCGTGTGTGACCGCTTCGACTTTGTCCACGACCTGGTCCTCTACCTGTACCGCAACACCCTGCAGAAATACATTGAGATCTATGTGCAGAAG GTGAATCCCAGCCGTCTGCCGGTGGTGATTGGAGGGCTGCTGGATGTGGACTGTGCTGAGGATGTGATTAAGAACCTGATCCTGGTGGTGAAAGGACAGTTCTCCACTGATGAACTAGTGGctgaggtggagaagaggaacaG ACTGAAGCTGCTTCTGCCTTGGCTGGAGGCCCGTATCCATGAGGGCTGTGAGGAGCCAGCTACCCACAATGCCCTGGCCAAGATCTACATCGACAGCAACAACAACCCAGAGCGCTTCCTGCGTGAGAACACCTTCTACGACAGCCGCGTGGTGGGCAAGTACTGTGAGAAGAGGGACCCCCACCTGGCCTGCGTGGCCTACGAGAGAGGACAGTGTGATCAGGAGCTCATTAAT GTGTGCAATGAGAACTCTCTGTTCAAGAGTCTGTCTCGCTACCTGGTTCGCCGTAAAGACCCTGAGCTGTGGGCCAGCGTGCTGCTGGAGAGTAACCCGTTTAGAAGACCCCTCATCGACCAG GTTGTTCAGACGGCCCTGTCTGAGACACAGGACCCAGAGGAGGTGTCCGTCACAGTCAAGGCCTTTATGACTGCAGACCTCCCCAACGAACTCATTGAGCTGCTGGAGAAGATCGTTCTGGATAACTCGGTCTTCAGTGAACACAG AAACCTGCAGAACCTGCTGATCCTGACAGCCATCAAGGCGGACCGTACCCGTGTGATGGAGTACATCAACCGCCTAGACAACTACGATGCCCCCGACATCGCTAACATCGCCATCAGCAACGAGCTCTTCGAGGAGGCCTTCGCCATCTTCAGGAAGTTTGACGTCAACACCTCCGCCGTGCAG GTTCTGATTGAGCACATTGGGAACCTGGACCGGGCCTACGAATTTGCTGAGCGCTGCAACGAGCCTCCAGTGTGGAGCCAGCTGGCCAAGGCTCAGCTGCAGAAGGGTCTGGTGAAGGAGGCCATCGACTCCTACATCAAGGCTGATGACCCCTCTGCCTACATGGAGGTGGGCCAGGCTGCAGCCCAGAGTG GTAACTGGGAGGACCTGGTGAAGTTCCTTCAGATGGCCCGTAAGAAGTCCCGTGAGTCCTACGTGGAGACAGAGCTCATCTTCGCCCTGGCCAAGACCAACCGCCTGGCTGAACTGGAGGAGTTCATCAATGGACCCAACAACGCCCACATCCAACAG GTGGGTGACAGGTGTTATGATGAGAGGATGTATGATGCGGCCAAGCTGCTCTACAACAACGTGTCCAACTTCGGGCGGCTAGCGTCCACCTTGGTCCACCTGGGAGAGTACCAGGCCGCCGTGGATGGAGCCCGCAAAGCCAACAGCACCCGCACCTGGAAAGAGGTGTGCTTTGCCTGTGTGGATGGAAATGAGTTCCGCCTGGCACAGATGTGTGGCCTGCATATTGTTGTCCATGCTGATGAACTGGAGGAGCTCATCAACTACTACCAG GACCGTGCTTACTTTGAGGAGCTGATCACCATGCTGGAGGCAGCCCTGGGTCTGGAGCGGGCTCACATGGGCATGTTCACCGAGCTGGCCATCCTCTACTCCAAGTTCAAACCCCAGAAGATGAGGGAGCACCTGGAGCTCTTCTGGTCCAGAGTCAACATTCCAAAG GTCCTGAGGGCTGCAGAGCAGGCCCACCTGTGGGCGGAGCTGGTCTTCCTCTATGACAAGTATGAGGAGTTTGACAACGCCATCCTCACCATGATGAGCCACCCCTCAGATGCCTGGAAGGAGGGACAGTTCAAAGACATTGTCACCAAG GTGGCCAATGTGGAGTTATACTACAAGGCTATCCAGTTCTACCTGGAGTTCAAACCATTGTTACTGAACGACCTGCTCATAGTGCTGTCACCACGACTGGACCACACCCGCGCAGTCAACTTCTTCATGAAG ACCAAGCAGCTGTCACTGGTCAAGCCGTACCTGCGGTCAGTGCAGAACCACAACAACAAGGGTGTCAACGAAGCACTTAACAACCTCTTCATCACAGAAGAAGACTATGCG GCCCTGCGTGCCTCCATTGATGCCTACGACAACTTTGACAACATCACCCTTGCCCAGGGCCTGGAGAAGCATGAGCTGATTGAGTTCAGGAGGATCGCTGCCTACCTCTTCAAAGGCAACAACCGCTGGAAGCAGAGCGTGGAACTCTGCAAGAAGGACAAACTCTACAAG GACGCCATGCAGTATGCGTCTGAGTCGAAAGACCTGGAGCTGGCTGAGGAGTTGTTGGCCTGGTTCCTGGAGGAGGACAAGAAGGAGTGCTTTGCCGCCTGCCTCTTCACCTGCTACGACCTGCTGAGGCCTGACGTGGTGCTGGAGACGGCCTGGAGGCACAACATCATGGACTTCTCCATGCCCTATTTCATCCAGGTCATGAGGGAGTACCTCTCCAAG GAATGGTCCCATCGGCCAGCCAGTGAAATAACCCAGAG gTCGACAAGCTTGACGCCTCCGAGTCCCTGA
- the LOC139386025 gene encoding clathrin heavy chain 1-like isoform X3: MAQILPIRFQEHLQLQNLGINPANIGFSTLTMESDKFICIREKVGEQAQVVIIDMADPNTPIRRPISADSAIMNPASKVIALKAAKTLQIFNIEMKSKMKAHTMTDDVTFWKWISLNTVALVTDNAVYHWSMEGDSQPVKVFDRHSSLAGCQIINYRTDAKQKWLLLIGISAQQNRVVGAMQLYSVDRKVSQPIEGHAAGFAQFKMEGNTEESTLFCFAVRGQAGGKLHIIEVGTPPTGNQPFPKKAVDVFFPPEAQNDFPVAMQISSKQDVVFLITKYGYIHLYDLETGTCIYMNRISGETIFVTAPHEPTAGIIGVNRKGQVLSVCVEEENIIPYITNVLQNPDLALRMAVRNNLAGAEELFARKFNTLFAAGNYSEAAKVAANAPKGILRTPDTIRKFQSVPAQPGQTSPLLQYFGILLDQGQLNKFESLELCRPVLQQGRKQLLEKWLKEDKLECSEELGDLVKSVDPTLALSVYLRANVPNKVIQCFAETGQFQKIVLYAKKVGYTPDWMFLLRNVMRISPEQGLQFSQMLVQDEEPLADITQIVDVFMEYNLIQQCTSFLLDALKNNRPAEGPLQTRLLEMNLVHAPQVADAILGNQMFTHYDRAHVAQLCEKAGLLQRALEHYTDLYDIKRAVVHTHLLNPEWLVNFFGSLSVEDSLECLRAMLSANIRQNLQICVQVASKYHEQLSTNSLTELFESFKSFEGLFYFLGSIVNFSQDPEVHFKYIQAACKTGQIKEVERICRESNCYDPERVKNFLKEAKLTDQLPLIIVCDRFDFVHDLVLYLYRNTLQKYIEIYVQKVNPSRLPVVIGGLLDVDCAEDVIKNLILVVKGQFSTDELVAEVEKRNRLKLLLPWLEARIHEGCEEPATHNALAKIYIDSNNNPERFLRENTFYDSRVVGKYCEKRDPHLACVAYERGQCDQELINVCNENSLFKSLSRYLVRRKDPELWASVLLESNPFRRPLIDQVVQTALSETQDPEEVSVTVKAFMTADLPNELIELLEKIVLDNSVFSEHRNLQNLLILTAIKADRTRVMEYINRLDNYDAPDIANIAISNELFEEAFAIFRKFDVNTSAVQVLIEHIGNLDRAYEFAERCNEPPVWSQLAKAQLQKGLVKEAIDSYIKADDPSAYMEVGQAAAQSGNWEDLVKFLQMARKKSRESYVETELIFALAKTNRLAELEEFINGPNNAHIQQVGDRCYDERMYDAAKLLYNNVSNFGRLASTLVHLGEYQAAVDGARKANSTRTWKEVCFACVDGNEFRLAQMCGLHIVVHADELEELINYYQDRAYFEELITMLEAALGLERAHMGMFTELAILYSKFKPQKMREHLELFWSRVNIPKVLRAAEQAHLWAELVFLYDKYEEFDNAILTMMSHPSDAWKEGQFKDIVTKVANVELYYKAIQFYLEFKPLLLNDLLIVLSPRLDHTRAVNFFMKTKQLSLVKPYLRSVQNHNNKGVNEALNNLFITEEDYAALRASIDAYDNFDNITLAQGLEKHELIEFRRIAAYLFKGNNRWKQSVELCKKDKLYKDAMQYASESKDLELAEELLAWFLEEDKKECFAACLFTCYDLLRPDVVLETAWRHNIMDFSMPYFIQVMREYLSKVDAIKEKEWSHRPASEITQRSTSLTPPSP; the protein is encoded by the exons CTGCAAAAACCCTCCAGATCTTCAACATTGAGATGAAGAGCAAGATGAAGGCTCACACCATGACTGATGACGTCACTTTCTGGAAGTGGATCTCCCTCAACACTGTAGCACTGGTCACAGACAACGCCGTCTACCATTGGAGCATGGAGGGAGACTCCCAGCCAGTCAAAGTCTTTGACAGACACTCCAGTCTAGCAGGCTGTCAAATCATCAACTACCGCACTGACGCCAAACAGAAATGGCTGCTTCTCATTGGGATTTCAGCACAG CAAAACCGTGTGGTGGGAGCCATGCAGCTGTACTCTGTGGACAGGAAGGTGTCCCAGCCCATTGAGGGCCACGCCGCCGGCTTCGCCCAGTTCAAAATGGAGGGTAATACAGAGGAATCGACACTGTTCTGCTTCGCTGTCCGAGGGCAAGCTGGAGGAAAG TTACACATAATTGAAGTGGGAACCCCACCAACAGGCAATCAGCCGTTTCCAAAGAAGGCAGTGGACGTGTTCTTCCCTCCTGAGGCCCAGAATGACTTCCCTGTAGCCATGCAG ATCAGCTCTAAGCAAGATGTTGTCTTTCTTATCACCAAATATGGCTACATCCACCTGTATGACCTGGAGACTGGCACCTGTATCTACATGAACCGGATCAGCGGGGAGACCATCTTTGTTACAGCCCCACATGAACCAACCGCTGGCATCATTGGAGTCAACAGGAAAGGACAG gtgttgtcagtgtgtgtggaggaggagaaCATCATCCCCTACATCACTAACGTGCTCCAGAACCCAGACCTAGCCCTGCGCATGGCCGTGCGCAACAACCTGGCTGGGGCCGAGGAGCTGTTCGCCAGAAAGTTCAACACCCTGTTCGCTGCAGGGAACTACTCTGAGGCTGCCAAGGTGGCCGCAAACGCTCCCAAG ggtATCCTTCGTACCCCGGACACCATCCGTAAGTTCCAGAGTGTGCCGGCCCAGCCAGGCCAGACCTCTCCACTCCTGCAGTACTTTGGCATCCTGCTGGACCAGGGCCAGCTCAACAAGTTTGAGTCTCTGGAACTGTGCAGGCCCGTCCTACAGCAGGGACGCAAGCAGCTGCTGGAGAAATGGCTCAAAGAGGACAAG CTGGAGTGTTCAGAGGAGCTGGGGGACCTGGTGAAATCAGTGGACCCCACTCTGGCTCTCAGCGTCTACCTCAGGGCCAACGTGCCCAACAAGGTCATTCAGTGCTTCGCTGAGACCGGACAGTTCCAGAAAATTGTCCTCTACGCCAAAAAG GTGGGCTACACTCCAGACTGGATGTTCCTGCTCAGGAATGTGATGAGGATCAGTCCAGAACAAGGCCTGCAGTTCTCCCAGATGCTGGTGCAGGATGAGGAGCCCCTGGCCGACATCACACAG ATCGTTGACGTGTTTATGGAGTATAACCTGATCCAGCAGTGTACCTCCTTCCTCCTGGATGCCCTGAAGAACAACAGGCCTGCTGAGGGGCCTCTGCAGACACGCCTGCTGGAGATGAACCTGGTCCACGccccacag GTGGCTGATGCCATCCTGGGCAACCAGATGTTCACCCACTACGACCGTGCCCACGTTGCCCAGCTGTGTGAGAAGGCTGGCCTGCTGCAGAGGGCTCTGGAGCATTACACCGACCTGTACGATATCAAACGGGCTGTGGTGCACACACACCTGCTCAACCCTGAG TGGCTGGTGAACTTCTTTGGCTCCCTGTCAGTGGAGGACTCTCTGGAGTGTCTTCGGGCCATGCTGTCGGCCAACATCCGTCAGAACCTGCAGATCTGTGTCCAGGTGGCCTCTAAGTACCACGAGCAGCTCTCCACCAACTCCCTCACTGAGCTCTTTGAGTCCTTCAAGAGCTTCGAAG GTCTGTTCTACTTCCTGGGTTCCATCGTTAATTTCAGCCAGGACCCAGAGGTCCACTTCAAGTACATCCAGGCAGCCTGTAAGACGGGACAGATCAAAGAggtggagaggatctgcagagagagcAACTGCTACGACCCCGAACGAGTCAAGAACTTCCTCAAG GAAGCTAAGCTGACTGATCAGCTCCCCCTGATCATCGTGTGTGACCGCTTCGACTTTGTCCACGACCTGGTCCTCTACCTGTACCGCAACACCCTGCAGAAATACATTGAGATCTATGTGCAGAAG GTGAATCCCAGCCGTCTGCCGGTGGTGATTGGAGGGCTGCTGGATGTGGACTGTGCTGAGGATGTGATTAAGAACCTGATCCTGGTGGTGAAAGGACAGTTCTCCACTGATGAACTAGTGGctgaggtggagaagaggaacaG ACTGAAGCTGCTTCTGCCTTGGCTGGAGGCCCGTATCCATGAGGGCTGTGAGGAGCCAGCTACCCACAATGCCCTGGCCAAGATCTACATCGACAGCAACAACAACCCAGAGCGCTTCCTGCGTGAGAACACCTTCTACGACAGCCGCGTGGTGGGCAAGTACTGTGAGAAGAGGGACCCCCACCTGGCCTGCGTGGCCTACGAGAGAGGACAGTGTGATCAGGAGCTCATTAAT GTGTGCAATGAGAACTCTCTGTTCAAGAGTCTGTCTCGCTACCTGGTTCGCCGTAAAGACCCTGAGCTGTGGGCCAGCGTGCTGCTGGAGAGTAACCCGTTTAGAAGACCCCTCATCGACCAG GTTGTTCAGACGGCCCTGTCTGAGACACAGGACCCAGAGGAGGTGTCCGTCACAGTCAAGGCCTTTATGACTGCAGACCTCCCCAACGAACTCATTGAGCTGCTGGAGAAGATCGTTCTGGATAACTCGGTCTTCAGTGAACACAG AAACCTGCAGAACCTGCTGATCCTGACAGCCATCAAGGCGGACCGTACCCGTGTGATGGAGTACATCAACCGCCTAGACAACTACGATGCCCCCGACATCGCTAACATCGCCATCAGCAACGAGCTCTTCGAGGAGGCCTTCGCCATCTTCAGGAAGTTTGACGTCAACACCTCCGCCGTGCAG GTTCTGATTGAGCACATTGGGAACCTGGACCGGGCCTACGAATTTGCTGAGCGCTGCAACGAGCCTCCAGTGTGGAGCCAGCTGGCCAAGGCTCAGCTGCAGAAGGGTCTGGTGAAGGAGGCCATCGACTCCTACATCAAGGCTGATGACCCCTCTGCCTACATGGAGGTGGGCCAGGCTGCAGCCCAGAGTG GTAACTGGGAGGACCTGGTGAAGTTCCTTCAGATGGCCCGTAAGAAGTCCCGTGAGTCCTACGTGGAGACAGAGCTCATCTTCGCCCTGGCCAAGACCAACCGCCTGGCTGAACTGGAGGAGTTCATCAATGGACCCAACAACGCCCACATCCAACAG GTGGGTGACAGGTGTTATGATGAGAGGATGTATGATGCGGCCAAGCTGCTCTACAACAACGTGTCCAACTTCGGGCGGCTAGCGTCCACCTTGGTCCACCTGGGAGAGTACCAGGCCGCCGTGGATGGAGCCCGCAAAGCCAACAGCACCCGCACCTGGAAAGAGGTGTGCTTTGCCTGTGTGGATGGAAATGAGTTCCGCCTGGCACAGATGTGTGGCCTGCATATTGTTGTCCATGCTGATGAACTGGAGGAGCTCATCAACTACTACCAG GACCGTGCTTACTTTGAGGAGCTGATCACCATGCTGGAGGCAGCCCTGGGTCTGGAGCGGGCTCACATGGGCATGTTCACCGAGCTGGCCATCCTCTACTCCAAGTTCAAACCCCAGAAGATGAGGGAGCACCTGGAGCTCTTCTGGTCCAGAGTCAACATTCCAAAG GTCCTGAGGGCTGCAGAGCAGGCCCACCTGTGGGCGGAGCTGGTCTTCCTCTATGACAAGTATGAGGAGTTTGACAACGCCATCCTCACCATGATGAGCCACCCCTCAGATGCCTGGAAGGAGGGACAGTTCAAAGACATTGTCACCAAG GTGGCCAATGTGGAGTTATACTACAAGGCTATCCAGTTCTACCTGGAGTTCAAACCATTGTTACTGAACGACCTGCTCATAGTGCTGTCACCACGACTGGACCACACCCGCGCAGTCAACTTCTTCATGAAG ACCAAGCAGCTGTCACTGGTCAAGCCGTACCTGCGGTCAGTGCAGAACCACAACAACAAGGGTGTCAACGAAGCACTTAACAACCTCTTCATCACAGAAGAAGACTATGCG GCCCTGCGTGCCTCCATTGATGCCTACGACAACTTTGACAACATCACCCTTGCCCAGGGCCTGGAGAAGCATGAGCTGATTGAGTTCAGGAGGATCGCTGCCTACCTCTTCAAAGGCAACAACCGCTGGAAGCAGAGCGTGGAACTCTGCAAGAAGGACAAACTCTACAAG GACGCCATGCAGTATGCGTCTGAGTCGAAAGACCTGGAGCTGGCTGAGGAGTTGTTGGCCTGGTTCCTGGAGGAGGACAAGAAGGAGTGCTTTGCCGCCTGCCTCTTCACCTGCTACGACCTGCTGAGGCCTGACGTGGTGCTGGAGACGGCCTGGAGGCACAACATCATGGACTTCTCCATGCCCTATTTCATCCAGGTCATGAGGGAGTACCTCTCCAAG GTTGATGCGATTAAGGAAAAG GAATGGTCCCATCGGCCAGCCAGTGAAATAACCCAGAG gTCGACAAGCTTGACGCCTCCGAGTCCCTGA